The Desulfonatronum sp. SC1 genome has a window encoding:
- a CDS encoding Na(+)/H(+) antiporter subunit D yields the protein MTSFFHPTIAFFGLGLVLLLLARTTVTWWRWLLPLAPILAIIAVFSAAPGEYLHLRYLGLDLTLGRLDGLSLIFANVFAIQALIGFIYAFHLKEIRHHVAAAVYVGGAFGCVFAGDYLTLFIFWEIMSVASTLLIWFNSKENPRAVGAGIRYFVIHTIGGLLMLAGILLRYQVVGDFTFTGIIPADAQYYDWLIMLGFGVNAAFVIVHAWLPDAYPEATIPGAVFMSAFTTKTAVYVLARGFAGWEFLAWMGVAMALWGVFYATMENNARRILSYHIMSQVGYMVAGIGIGTAMTLNGTCAHAYAHILYKGLLFMSVGAVLYSAGTAKLNELGGLAGRLPLVMLAYVVAGLSISGMPIFNGFVSKTMTITGAFNDHQVLLGMLMEVAAVGTFLSVGLKLPYFAFWGGKPTYDKPLKPIPVNMYIAMGAAAVLCIAQGLYPDLLYRFLPYPGAYDFQPWSAWKVLMTLMLLGFTGLGFLVMRGVLKPHAQRNLDFETLYIYLGRAFLALVSRPLAKIDAFWSEVYERIGLVGLLFLGRITSWFDKMGIDFVLDNSAQGTRETGGILTAAQTGRLQDYLALAIALASGIALLVWYLS from the coding sequence ATGACTAGTTTCTTTCACCCGACCATCGCCTTTTTCGGCCTGGGGCTGGTCCTTTTGCTCCTGGCCCGGACCACCGTGACCTGGTGGCGCTGGCTGCTGCCTTTAGCCCCGATCCTGGCCATCATCGCCGTGTTTTCGGCCGCGCCGGGTGAGTACCTGCACCTGCGCTACCTGGGGCTGGACCTGACTTTAGGCCGCCTGGACGGCCTGTCCCTGATCTTTGCCAACGTCTTCGCCATCCAGGCCCTGATCGGCTTCATTTACGCCTTTCACCTCAAAGAAATTCGTCATCACGTGGCTGCGGCGGTCTACGTGGGCGGGGCCTTTGGCTGTGTCTTTGCCGGGGACTACCTGACGCTGTTCATCTTCTGGGAAATCATGAGTGTGGCCTCGACCCTGCTGATCTGGTTCAACTCCAAGGAGAACCCCAGGGCCGTGGGCGCGGGCATCCGCTACTTCGTGATCCACACCATCGGCGGGCTGCTGATGCTGGCCGGAATCCTCTTGCGCTACCAGGTTGTGGGTGACTTCACCTTCACCGGGATCATCCCGGCTGACGCCCAGTACTACGACTGGCTGATCATGCTCGGGTTCGGGGTCAACGCGGCCTTTGTCATCGTCCACGCCTGGCTGCCGGACGCCTACCCCGAGGCGACCATCCCCGGCGCGGTGTTCATGAGCGCCTTCACCACCAAGACCGCTGTCTACGTCCTGGCTCGGGGCTTCGCCGGGTGGGAATTCCTGGCCTGGATGGGCGTGGCCATGGCCCTGTGGGGCGTCTTCTACGCGACAATGGAAAACAACGCCCGCCGCATCCTCTCCTACCATATTATGTCCCAGGTGGGGTACATGGTCGCGGGCATCGGCATCGGCACGGCCATGACGCTGAACGGCACCTGCGCCCATGCCTACGCCCACATCCTCTATAAGGGGCTGCTGTTCATGAGCGTGGGCGCGGTGCTGTATTCCGCCGGAACGGCCAAGCTGAACGAACTTGGCGGCCTAGCCGGCCGCCTGCCCCTGGTCATGTTGGCCTACGTGGTCGCGGGCCTATCCATCTCCGGGATGCCCATCTTCAACGGCTTTGTCTCCAAGACCATGACCATCACCGGGGCCTTCAACGACCACCAAGTGCTCCTGGGTATGCTCATGGAAGTGGCCGCGGTGGGTACGTTTCTTTCCGTGGGTTTGAAACTGCCCTACTTCGCCTTCTGGGGCGGCAAGCCGACCTATGACAAGCCGCTCAAACCCATTCCGGTGAACATGTACATCGCCATGGGAGCAGCGGCCGTGCTCTGCATCGCTCAGGGCTTGTATCCGGACCTACTGTACCGCTTCCTGCCCTATCCCGGCGCTTACGACTTCCAGCCCTGGTCGGCCTGGAAGGTGCTGATGACCCTGATGCTGCTAGGCTTTACCGGCCTGGGGTTCCTGGTCATGCGCGGGGTGCTCAAGCCCCATGCCCAGCGCAACCTGGACTTCGAGACCCTCTACATCTACCTGGGCCGCGCCTTCCTGGCCTTGGTCAGTCGCCCCCTGGCCAAGATCGACGCCTTCTGGAGCGAAGTCTATGAACGTATCGGCTTGGTGGGCCTGCTGTTCCTTGGCCGGATTACCTCCTGGTTTGACAAGATGGGCATCGACTTCGTCTTGGACAACAGTGCCCAAGGCACCCGGGAAACTGGC
- the nuoH gene encoding NADH-quinone oxidoreductase subunit NuoH, with the protein MPLELFTIFLALALLAGFVGLNGLVLVYLERKVAGHIQRRPGPFEVGPHGLLQPLADALKLVGKQLITPRGADKWLFWTAPIISFAPVFVLFLPIPFGPFLTAMELDLGLLLILAFAGINVLALCLAGWSSENKWSLLGAARAVAQSVAYEIPLLLAVLAIAFQYGSLNLSTIVSGQGAWPWQWNIMVQPVAFFIYFVCALAETNRAPFDLPEAESELTAGFHTEYSGMGFGIFFLAEYANMIVVCAVATALFLGGWNGPAAPGVWWFLAKVYLLLLVMMWFRWTYPRVRFDQLLNLSWKWLLPLALINLVVTLVLVKL; encoded by the coding sequence ATGCCTCTTGAATTGTTCACCATCTTCCTGGCGTTGGCCCTGCTGGCCGGGTTCGTGGGCCTCAACGGCCTGGTCCTGGTTTATCTGGAGCGGAAAGTAGCCGGGCACATTCAGCGTCGGCCCGGGCCCTTCGAGGTCGGACCTCACGGCCTGCTCCAGCCCCTGGCCGACGCCCTGAAGCTGGTGGGCAAGCAGTTGATCACCCCACGGGGAGCGGACAAATGGCTGTTCTGGACCGCGCCGATCATCTCCTTCGCCCCGGTCTTCGTCCTGTTCCTGCCCATCCCCTTCGGCCCGTTCCTCACGGCCATGGAACTGGACTTGGGGTTGTTGCTGATTCTGGCCTTCGCCGGAATCAACGTCCTGGCCCTGTGCCTGGCCGGGTGGAGTTCGGAGAACAAGTGGTCGCTCCTGGGCGCGGCCCGAGCAGTGGCCCAGTCCGTGGCCTACGAGATTCCTCTGCTACTGGCCGTGCTGGCCATTGCCTTCCAGTACGGCTCGCTGAATCTGTCAACCATAGTTTCCGGGCAGGGCGCCTGGCCGTGGCAGTGGAACATCATGGTCCAGCCAGTGGCTTTTTTCATCTACTTCGTCTGCGCCCTGGCCGAGACCAACCGAGCTCCCTTCGACCTGCCCGAGGCGGAAAGCGAGCTGACCGCGGGCTTCCATACTGAATACTCAGGCATGGGCTTCGGTATCTTCTTCCTGGCCGAGTACGCGAACATGATCGTGGTCTGCGCCGTGGCCACGGCCTTGTTCCTGGGCGGCTGGAACGGTCCGGCTGCCCCGGGCGTCTGGTGGTTTTTGGCCAAGGTCTATCTGCTGTTGCTGGTGATGATGTGGTTCCGCTGGACCTACCCCCGGGTGCGTTTCGACCAGCTTTTGAACCTGAGCTGGAAATGGCTCCTGCCCCTGGCCCTGATCAACCTGGTCGTGACCCTCGTGCTTGTAAAGCTTTGA
- a CDS encoding 4Fe-4S binding protein: MTMIREFGKALQGLWSLAIGLGVTFRAFVRPQVTVHYPRATVDDANLRTYHGHVELTGKDDAPEIPKCISCGMCAMNCPSACLTVVKQKAPKPTPEQKKAMEEAEARGEKVKKPSAPKNPASFTYDFSLCSLCGTCVESCPADSLRFSNEIYQAGFDRKDFQFDLLARLRSQAEGLSGASPKPVHKTDDDPDNRPDLKTDSKTDPKTEKVEK, encoded by the coding sequence ATGACCATGATTCGTGAATTCGGAAAGGCGCTGCAAGGCCTGTGGAGCCTGGCGATAGGTTTGGGCGTTACCTTCCGGGCTTTTGTCCGGCCCCAGGTGACGGTGCATTATCCTCGGGCCACCGTGGACGACGCCAATCTGCGGACCTATCACGGCCATGTTGAACTGACCGGCAAGGATGATGCACCCGAGATACCCAAGTGTATTTCCTGCGGCATGTGCGCCATGAACTGTCCCAGCGCCTGTCTGACCGTGGTCAAGCAAAAGGCTCCCAAACCGACCCCGGAACAGAAGAAAGCCATGGAAGAAGCCGAAGCCCGGGGCGAAAAGGTCAAGAAGCCCTCCGCGCCCAAGAATCCAGCCTCCTTTACCTACGACTTTTCCTTGTGCAGCCTGTGCGGAACCTGCGTGGAAAGCTGCCCGGCGGATTCGTTGCGTTTTTCCAATGAAATCTATCAGGCTGGCTTTGATCGCAAGGATTTTCAGTTCGACCTGCTGGCCCGGTTGCGCAGCCAGGCTGAAGGCCTGTCCGGGGCGAGTCCCAAGCCAGTTCACAAAACAGATGACGATCCAGATAACAGGCCTGACCTCAAAACAGACTCCAAAACAGACCCAAAAACAGAGAAGGTGGAGAAGTGA
- the nuoK gene encoding NADH-quinone oxidoreductase subunit NuoK, producing MTALSMFQLVSLLLLALGLFGVIWRRSLVGMLISVELMLNGAGLSIVASGQLTDASGAVGHAAALFVMGLAAAEAALVLAIIIVVAKRYGHIESARLRTLRG from the coding sequence ATGACGGCGCTTTCCATGTTTCAACTGGTCAGCCTGCTTTTGCTGGCCCTGGGCCTGTTCGGGGTGATCTGGCGACGCAGCTTGGTGGGCATGCTGATCAGCGTGGAGTTGATGCTCAACGGCGCGGGCTTAAGCATCGTGGCTTCGGGGCAGCTCACCGACGCCTCTGGAGCCGTGGGTCATGCCGCTGCCTTGTTCGTGATGGGCCTGGCCGCGGCCGAAGCCGCTCTGGTTCTGGCGATCATCATTGTCGTGGCCAAGCGCTACGGTCACATAGAAAGCGCGCGCCTGCGCACCCTGCGAGGCTAA
- a CDS encoding monovalent cation/H+ antiporter subunit D family protein → MPEILVSAKILIPLLITLVAPLGIVLARSNPNNREAVSFAAGILTFATVLSFVPDVLDGKIWTYTLFTLIPGVTVKFGVDGLSLIFALVASFLWILATSYNIGYMRSLNEHAQTRYYFCFAVAIFGALGVAFSANIFTLYLFYEVITLFTYPLVAHHQDDTSFAGARKYLVYLMGTSKLFLLPAMIMTYVLAGSLDFNLTDVVHGIFPADANPVAVTVTYVLFIAGLAKAAIMPLHNWLPSAMVAPTPVSALLHAVAVVKAGVFCVCRIILSAFGLETMDVLYLGIPTAYLAAFTIVVASCIALTKDDLKARLAYSTVSQLSYVILGVALLTPMAVMGGTTHIAHHAFAKITLFFGAGAIYVATHVKKISLLSGMGRRMPWTFGAFSLAALSMIGAPPVSGFVTKWYLANGALDAGQIVILIALMASTVLNASYFGPIIYKAFFEAPAPGVRLEDYKEAPLTMVVPLVLTALISIFLGLYPDTFMGFIKAMAQF, encoded by the coding sequence ATGCCTGAAATTCTGGTCAGCGCCAAAATCCTCATTCCCCTGCTCATCACCCTGGTCGCGCCCCTGGGCATCGTCCTGGCCCGGTCCAACCCCAACAATCGCGAAGCAGTCTCCTTTGCCGCGGGAATATTGACCTTTGCCACGGTGCTGTCCTTCGTGCCCGACGTACTTGACGGCAAGATATGGACCTACACCCTGTTCACCCTGATCCCCGGGGTGACGGTCAAGTTCGGCGTGGACGGCCTGTCCCTGATCTTCGCCCTGGTGGCCTCGTTTCTCTGGATATTGGCCACGAGCTACAACATCGGGTACATGCGTTCGCTCAACGAACACGCCCAGACCCGCTACTACTTCTGCTTCGCGGTAGCCATTTTCGGGGCCCTTGGCGTGGCCTTCAGCGCGAACATCTTTACACTGTACCTGTTCTACGAAGTCATCACCCTGTTCACGTACCCGCTGGTGGCCCATCACCAGGACGACACATCCTTTGCCGGAGCCCGCAAGTACCTGGTCTACCTGATGGGTACCTCCAAGCTGTTCCTGCTCCCGGCCATGATCATGACCTACGTGCTGGCCGGCAGCCTGGATTTCAACCTGACCGACGTGGTCCACGGGATCTTCCCCGCGGACGCCAACCCAGTCGCGGTGACCGTGACCTACGTGCTGTTCATCGCCGGTCTGGCCAAGGCCGCGATCATGCCGCTGCACAACTGGCTGCCCTCGGCCATGGTCGCGCCCACCCCGGTCTCGGCTCTGCTGCACGCCGTGGCCGTGGTCAAGGCCGGGGTGTTCTGTGTCTGTCGAATCATCCTCTCGGCCTTTGGCCTGGAAACCATGGACGTGCTCTACCTGGGCATCCCCACGGCCTACCTGGCCGCGTTCACCATCGTCGTGGCCTCCTGCATCGCCCTGACCAAGGACGACCTCAAGGCTCGGCTGGCCTATTCCACGGTCAGCCAGCTCTCCTACGTCATCTTGGGCGTGGCCCTGCTCACGCCCATGGCCGTGATGGGCGGCACCACGCACATCGCCCACCACGCCTTTGCCAAGATCACGCTGTTTTTCGGCGCCGGGGCGATCTACGTGGCCACGCACGTCAAGAAGATCAGCCTGCTCTCGGGCATGGGCCGACGGATGCCCTGGACCTTCGGGGCCTTTTCCCTGGCCGCCCTGAGCATGATCGGCGCGCCACCGGTCAGCGGCTTCGTGACCAAATGGTACCTGGCCAACGGAGCCCTGGACGCCGGGCAGATCGTGATTCTTATCGCTCTGATGGCCAGCACCGTGCTCAACGCCAGCTATTTCGGCCCGATCATATATAAGGCCTTTTTCGAGGCCCCGGCCCCGGGCGTCCGCCTGGAAGACTACAAGGAGGCCCCCCTGACCATGGTCGTGCCCCTGGTCCTCACCGCCCTGATCTCCATCTTCCTGGGTTTGTACCCGGATACCTTCATGGGCTTCATCAAGGCCATGGCCCAGTTCTAG
- a CDS encoding NADH-quinone oxidoreductase subunit J, with product MEILAYVAFGVYVTIILFGGLMAVFSRNLVRALIGLVLTLFGVAGCYLLMAAPFMALMQILIYVAAVSIMIFFAIMLTKPPVGGEEQSGRPWWVVVGCIVAALAPTMLIARVLRWQPLASHEHPTEIVLLDLGRTFIEPYFLAFELISVVLTVAMAGAVLLAFERRQGQ from the coding sequence ATGGAAATTCTCGCCTACGTCGCCTTCGGCGTCTATGTGACGATCATATTGTTCGGCGGCCTGATGGCTGTATTCAGCCGCAACTTGGTCCGGGCTCTTATCGGCTTAGTGCTGACGCTTTTCGGAGTGGCGGGCTGCTACCTGCTGATGGCCGCTCCGTTCATGGCCTTGATGCAGATTCTGATCTACGTGGCCGCGGTGAGCATTATGATTTTTTTCGCGATCATGCTCACAAAGCCGCCGGTGGGCGGGGAAGAGCAGTCGGGCCGCCCCTGGTGGGTAGTGGTCGGCTGTATCGTCGCGGCCCTGGCCCCGACCATGCTCATCGCCCGGGTGCTGCGCTGGCAGCCCCTGGCCTCCCATGAGCATCCCACGGAGATCGTACTCTTGGACCTGGGCCGGACCTTCATCGAGCCCTATTTTTTGGCTTTCGAGCTGATTTCCGTGGTCCTGACCGTAGCCATGGCCGGAGCGGTGCTCCTGGCCTTTGAAAGGAGACAAGGCCAATGA